One stretch of Labrenzia sp. CE80 DNA includes these proteins:
- a CDS encoding TonB-dependent receptor → MKRRIVRQAAILASVSGFTLSVVAAGAQQVQELETIVVKDDGSEKFETLETSANISRDEIEQTQPVDLKQLFQGTPSVATAGGSSASQKLYVHGIDESKLNVTVDGARQKNNVWHHNGTLGINPLFLKSVGINDGVAPADSGPGALGGSVDFETVDAVDLLKEGQTLGGLVSFGYDTNSMTLTGTTAAYGAAQGFEYLGAITRAEGQDYDDGDGFTELGTAADLWNGLGKLAYQSVEGHRFEATGEYYRDDGYRRLRTNMGAVGTDFNENLYERLTATFKYTLEGAGGNFDPEVLLYYNQNKLNRPNNSGYTRASGDFNSDLQSIGGHLQNRFHFGLGTVTAGVDFYHDQVDIERFHFSTDVSEDITNVGAYVQTRLTPIEKLDVSAGLRADFQSYHSVDDQTFDNFGLSPNINLGYEIIDGLSLNGGYSYVFGGIEQSEAALFHALDYTYADDLNPTTAHNAKVGLSYEYKGLVVGADLFYTKMFNTTTYEYGSGFTTAERVNGDDLISKGFDISARYNWDNAYVSAAYTHTDVEYGDRIPLFGDSNNGVPVGDMLSLGAGYTFQDWNLTLGANAEIAFEYSNQALADNGYDDPIPGYEVVNIFAQWAPKFGDTDFTLRGEVNNLFDETYYSRGTYSATSRVTPVNSPGRSFFLTATAKF, encoded by the coding sequence ATGAAACGTAGAATCGTGAGGCAAGCGGCCATATTGGCGTCCGTCAGTGGTTTTACCCTTTCGGTAGTGGCCGCCGGAGCTCAGCAAGTACAGGAGCTAGAGACCATTGTCGTAAAAGATGACGGCTCTGAAAAATTCGAGACCCTTGAAACCAGCGCCAACATCAGTCGCGACGAAATTGAGCAAACACAACCGGTTGACCTGAAGCAACTCTTCCAGGGCACGCCATCAGTGGCGACGGCAGGAGGTAGTTCAGCCTCTCAAAAGCTCTATGTGCACGGCATTGATGAGTCCAAACTAAATGTAACGGTCGATGGCGCCAGGCAAAAAAACAACGTCTGGCATCATAATGGCACCTTGGGCATCAACCCGTTGTTCCTCAAATCTGTTGGCATAAATGACGGTGTGGCACCGGCAGACAGTGGCCCTGGTGCGCTCGGAGGCAGTGTCGATTTTGAAACGGTCGATGCAGTGGACCTCCTCAAAGAAGGTCAGACACTGGGTGGATTGGTTTCGTTCGGTTATGATACCAACTCGATGACGCTGACTGGAACAACGGCCGCTTACGGTGCTGCCCAAGGATTTGAGTATTTGGGCGCCATCACTCGTGCAGAGGGGCAGGATTACGATGACGGCGACGGGTTCACTGAACTGGGTACCGCTGCCGATCTCTGGAATGGCCTAGGCAAGCTGGCTTACCAAAGCGTCGAAGGCCACCGGTTCGAAGCGACCGGGGAATACTACAGGGATGACGGCTATCGGCGGTTACGTACCAACATGGGAGCCGTTGGAACTGACTTTAACGAAAACCTATATGAGCGGCTGACAGCGACCTTCAAGTACACCTTGGAGGGGGCTGGCGGTAACTTCGACCCTGAAGTACTACTTTATTACAATCAGAACAAACTTAACCGCCCCAACAATTCCGGCTACACACGGGCAAGCGGAGATTTCAATTCTGATCTTCAATCGATCGGCGGCCATCTGCAGAACCGGTTTCATTTTGGTCTGGGGACTGTGACGGCCGGTGTCGATTTCTACCATGATCAGGTAGATATCGAACGGTTCCATTTTTCGACAGATGTGTCTGAAGACATTACCAATGTCGGCGCATATGTGCAGACACGTCTTACCCCAATCGAGAAGCTGGACGTCTCTGCAGGTCTGCGAGCCGATTTTCAAAGTTATCATTCGGTAGACGACCAGACCTTCGATAACTTCGGTCTCTCGCCCAATATAAACCTGGGTTATGAAATCATCGACGGTCTGTCACTTAACGGTGGCTATTCGTATGTATTTGGAGGCATCGAGCAATCCGAAGCAGCTCTGTTTCACGCCCTTGACTATACCTATGCAGACGATTTGAACCCGACGACGGCTCACAATGCAAAGGTTGGATTGTCTTACGAATACAAAGGTCTCGTTGTTGGCGCCGACCTTTTCTATACTAAGATGTTTAATACGACGACATATGAATATGGTTCAGGATTTACAACTGCGGAGCGGGTCAACGGCGATGATCTGATCTCAAAAGGCTTTGACATCTCAGCTCGCTACAACTGGGATAACGCTTACGTTTCGGCCGCCTATACGCACACTGACGTTGAGTATGGAGATCGCATTCCGCTGTTTGGAGACTCCAACAACGGCGTTCCGGTCGGAGACATGCTGTCGCTTGGCGCAGGATACACGTTCCAGGATTGGAATTTGACGCTTGGAGCTAACGCGGAAATTGCCTTTGAGTATTCCAATCAGGCGCTGGCAGACAACGGGTATGACGATCCTATTCCGGGATATGAGGTTGTAAATATCTTCGCTCAATGGGCTCCAAAGTTCGGTGACACGGACTTCACGCTTCGCGGCGAAGTCAACAATCTGTTTGATGAAACCTACTACAGCCGGGGAACCTACAGCGCGACGAGCCGCGTGACGCCTGTCAATTCACCGGGCCGGAGCTTCTTTTTGACGGCAACAGCCAAGTTTTAA
- a CDS encoding AraC family transcriptional regulator, with the protein MFVPLDRHKHYVTKEDLMDQPGAQRMRWVGPSLETSDEVLRGAIGFMDVEEGLSVHYSNAEDLHDLKIETECGPRLSASLFLEGQVDAFVGDFKIPMPSYDNDARHWSPIATVFSQNRIEKFVRHARKGVRLKKVTISISHDWLFTHLDKSDPRFHIFKEFAETHVSSLSWVPSTHAIGLAEQIIAAPNRSPFQHRLYITARVYGLLDEAFQHFSERPVDPPVKAIDGQDRHKLLEIDTFLDDQRGNCVAVEELARHIGMSQNSLQRLISRAYGLSASRFIRKFGLAKARTALERDGLTIAEAAHIAGYSSPANFSTAFKREFGLTPKQII; encoded by the coding sequence ATGTTCGTTCCGCTTGATCGCCATAAGCACTACGTCACAAAAGAAGATCTTATGGATCAACCTGGCGCTCAACGCATGCGTTGGGTCGGTCCGTCGCTTGAAACAAGCGATGAGGTTCTGCGCGGTGCAATCGGGTTCATGGACGTTGAGGAAGGGCTATCAGTTCACTATTCGAATGCTGAAGATCTGCATGACCTCAAAATTGAGACCGAGTGCGGCCCAAGATTAAGTGCCTCGCTCTTTCTGGAGGGGCAGGTCGACGCCTTTGTCGGCGACTTCAAGATACCGATGCCTTCCTACGACAATGACGCTCGTCATTGGTCACCGATTGCAACGGTGTTCTCGCAAAACCGTATCGAAAAATTTGTACGGCATGCGCGCAAAGGTGTCCGTTTGAAGAAGGTGACCATTTCCATTTCGCACGACTGGCTCTTCACCCATTTGGATAAGTCTGATCCCAGATTTCACATTTTCAAGGAATTCGCCGAGACGCATGTCTCGAGCTTGAGCTGGGTCCCCAGCACCCATGCAATTGGCCTGGCAGAACAGATCATCGCCGCTCCCAACAGATCGCCTTTTCAGCATCGTCTTTATATAACCGCACGGGTCTACGGGTTGCTGGATGAGGCTTTTCAGCACTTCTCAGAGCGACCTGTAGATCCACCCGTCAAAGCAATAGATGGACAGGATCGGCACAAATTGCTGGAAATCGATACATTTCTTGACGATCAACGGGGCAATTGCGTCGCGGTCGAAGAACTCGCGCGGCACATCGGCATGAGCCAGAATTCACTGCAGCGGCTGATCTCACGCGCCTACGGACTGTCAGCGTCCCGCTTCATTCGGAAGTTTGGTCTGGCAAAAGCAAGGACAGCTCTCGAACGAGATGGGCTTACGATCGCCGAAGCCGCGCATATTGCCGGCTATTCCTCGCCAGCCAACTTCTCAACGGCATTCAAAAGAGAATTTGGCCTGACACCAAAGCAGATCATTTAA